From the genome of Gorilla gorilla gorilla isolate KB3781 chromosome 4, NHGRI_mGorGor1-v2.1_pri, whole genome shotgun sequence, one region includes:
- the THG1L gene encoding probable tRNA(His) guanylyltransferase isoform X1: MWGACKVKVHDSLATTSITLRRYLRLGATMAKSKFEYVRDFEADDTCLAHCWVVVRLDGRNFHRFAEKHNFAKPNDSRALQLMTKCAQTVMEELEDIVIAYGQSDEYSFVFKRKTNWFKRRASKFMTHVASQFASSYVFYWRDYFEDQPLLYPPGFDGRVVVYPSNQTLKDYLSWRQADCHINNLYNTVFWALIQQSGLTPVQAQGRLQGTLAADKNEILFSEFNINYNNEPLMYRKGTVLIWQKVDEVMTKEIKLPTEMEGKKMAVTRTRTKPVPLHCDIIGDAFWKEHPEILDEDS, translated from the exons ATGTGGGGCGCGTGTAAAGTTAAGGTTCACGATTCCTTGGCCACCACTTCCATCACTCTGAGACGGTACCTGAGATTGGGGGCGACCATGGCAAAAAGCAAGTTCGAGTACGTGAGGGACTTCGAGGCTGACGACACCTGCCTGGCACACTGCTGGGTGGTAGTGCGGCTGGACGGCCGGAATTTCCATCG TTTTGCTGAGAAGCACAACTTTGCAAAACCCAATGACAGCCGTGCTCTCCAGCTGATGACCAAATGTGCCCAGACTGTGATGGAAGAACTAGAGGATATTGTGATTGCGTATGGACAGAGTGATGAGTACAGCTTTGTGTTCAAGCGGAAAACCAATTGGTTTAAAAGAAGAGCCAG TAAGTTCATGACTCACGTGGCCTCCCAGTTTGCCTCCAGCTATGTGTTTTATTGGCGGGATTACTTTGAGGACCAGCCCCTTCTGTATCCCCCAGGCTTTGACGGAAGAGTTGTGGTGTATCCCAGCAACCAGACTTTAAAGGACTACCTCAGCTGGCGACAAGCAGATT GTCACATCAATAATCTTTATAATACTGTTTTCTGGGCACTTATACAACAATCTGGACTAACACCAGTACAAGCCCAAGGGAGATTACAG GGAACTCTTGCAGCAGACAAGAACgagattttgttttctgaattcaACATCAACTATAATAATGAGCCGCTGATGTATAGGAAAGGGACTGTGTTGATATGGCAGAAG GTGGATGAAGTGATGACAAAAGAAATTAAGCTGCCAacagaaatggaaggaaaaaagatgGCAGTGACCCGGACCAGGACAAAGCCAGTGCCCTTGCACTGCGATATCATCGGGGATGCTTTCTGGAAGGAACATCCAGAGATTCTAGATGAAGACAGCTGA
- the THG1L gene encoding probable tRNA(His) guanylyltransferase isoform X2: protein MDRVMSTALCSSGKPIGLKEEPGFDGRVVVYPSNQTLKDYLSWRQADCHINNLYNTVFWALIQQSGLTPVQAQGRLQGTLAADKNEILFSEFNINYNNEPLMYRKGTVLIWQKVDEVMTKEIKLPTEMEGKKMAVTRTRTKPVPLHCDIIGDAFWKEHPEILDEDS from the exons ATGGACAGAGTGATGAGTACAGCTTTGTGTTCAAGCGGAAAACCAATTGGTTTAAAAGAAGAGCCAG GCTTTGACGGAAGAGTTGTGGTGTATCCCAGCAACCAGACTTTAAAGGACTACCTCAGCTGGCGACAAGCAGATT GTCACATCAATAATCTTTATAATACTGTTTTCTGGGCACTTATACAACAATCTGGACTAACACCAGTACAAGCCCAAGGGAGATTACAG GGAACTCTTGCAGCAGACAAGAACgagattttgttttctgaattcaACATCAACTATAATAATGAGCCGCTGATGTATAGGAAAGGGACTGTGTTGATATGGCAGAAG GTGGATGAAGTGATGACAAAAGAAATTAAGCTGCCAacagaaatggaaggaaaaaagatgGCAGTGACCCGGACCAGGACAAAGCCAGTGCCCTTGCACTGCGATATCATCGGGGATGCTTTCTGGAAGGAACATCCAGAGATTCTAGATGAAGACAGCTGA